One part of the Mobula birostris isolate sMobBir1 chromosome 17, sMobBir1.hap1, whole genome shotgun sequence genome encodes these proteins:
- the LOC140211723 gene encoding sialidase-3-like isoform X3 — protein sequence MSIVISIHTFKVGLSCDNHFLWKDATPIQSARLEKHRSMNPCPVYEKSTNTVFLFFIAVDRSEQDQIINRKNAARLCYVTSVDNGQTWSNTIDLTESCLGVTINTWATFALGPGHGTQLKSGRLVIPANAHVIESNDTIRVRALTFYSDDSGDSWQISKYIYGEECGECQMVSLDQGNEQSLIYCNARNNKAYNNPYRVEAFSTDGGKTFTEGKLSTQLVEHSQGCHGSIISFPASDISNVQNYSDLEKYHTQKGGDTPNFHNILFSHITNSSPRKDLGIYLSTYSDDAYTQADTYPPVHLTWTNPWIFFPHESAYSELAFVKLPEERNPIVTCLFEYGDKNNMISFCVFQIDDIIEKTVKKMN from the coding sequence TGGAAGGATGCAACACCTATCCAGTCTGCACGACTAGAGAAGCACCGATCCATGAATCCTTGTCCTGTCTATGAGAAAAGCACGAACACGGTCTTCCTCTTCTTCATTGCAGTCGATCGATCAGAGCAAGatcaaatcataaatagaaagaaCGCCGCACGACTTTGTTATGTTACTAGTGTCGACAATGGACAGACATGGAGTAACACTATAGATCTAACAGAGTCTTGCTTAGGTGTCACCATCAATACGTGGGCAACATTTGCTCTGGGTCCAGGCCACGGCACTCAGCTAAAGAGTGGCCGCCTTGTTATCCCTGCCAATGCTCATGTGATAGAGTCCAATGATACCATCAGGGTACGGGCTCTCACTTTCTACAGTGATGATAGTGGGGATTCCTGGCAAATCAGCAAATATATATATGGGGAGGAGTGTGGGGAATGTCAGATGGTGTCATTGGATCAAGGCAATGAGCAGTCTTTAATATATTGCAATGCTCGGAACAATAAAGCATATAACAATCCGTATCGGGTGGAAGCCTTCAGTACTGATGGTGGAAAAACCTTCACAGAAGGGAAACTGTCAACACAGCTGGTTGAACATTCCCAAGGTTGCCATGGCAGTATCATCAGTTTTCCTGCCTCAGACATTTCAAATGTCCAAAACTATTCCGACCTTGAAAAGTACCACACTCAAAAGGGAGGTGATACTCCAAATTTTCACAATATATTGTTCTCACACATCACAAACTCCAGCCCACGGAAGGATTTAGGAATTTACCTCAGTACTTATTCTGATGATGCTTATACCCAGGCAGATACTTATCCTCCTGTCCATCTTACCTGGACAAATCCTTGGATCTTTTTCCCTCATGAAAGTGCCTACTCAGAACTGGCATTTGTTAAACTTCCTGAGGAAAGAAATCCTATTGTTACTTGTTTGTTTGAATATGGGGATAAAAACAATATGATCTCATTTTGTGTTTTTCAAATTGATGATATTATTGAGAAAACTGTAAAGAAAATGAATTAA